One stretch of Micromonospora cremea DNA includes these proteins:
- a CDS encoding nitroreductase/quinone reductase family protein, whose protein sequence is MFSLAGMPRVLQQRLINPIVRRAWDWKIPIPGDALLETSGRRTGQPRYTPVCDGLDGDVFWLVSQRGRRADWVRNVEADPHVRVKVGGGPRARWRAGTARLVEDDDPHERQRILARSGFMRRLCLRTSKAMNANPLTVRIDLDPP, encoded by the coding sequence ATGTTCTCGCTGGCCGGGATGCCTCGCGTGCTCCAGCAGCGCCTGATCAACCCGATCGTCAGGCGAGCGTGGGACTGGAAAATTCCGATCCCCGGCGATGCCCTGTTGGAGACGAGCGGACGGCGTACGGGGCAGCCGCGGTACACCCCGGTGTGTGACGGCCTGGACGGTGATGTCTTCTGGCTGGTCTCGCAGCGGGGGCGCCGTGCCGACTGGGTGCGAAACGTCGAGGCCGATCCCCACGTCCGGGTCAAGGTGGGCGGCGGGCCGCGTGCACGCTGGCGGGCCGGAACGGCGCGGCTGGTCGAGGACGATGATCCCCACGAGCGCCAGCGGATCCTCGCGCGGAGCGGTTTCATGCGCCGGCTCTGCCTGCGCACCTCGAAGGCGATGAACGCGAACCCGCTGACGGTGCGCATCGATCTGGATCCACCGTGA
- a CDS encoding ribosomal protein bL36, giving the protein MKVRNSLRGLKNKMNSIVVRRRGRTFVINKSDRRQKARQG; this is encoded by the coding sequence ATGAAGGTCAGGAACTCACTGCGCGGGTTGAAGAACAAGATGAACTCGATCGTGGTACGCCGCCGGGGCCGGACTTTCGTGATCAACAAGTCCGACCGGCGTCAGAAGGCCCGGCAGGGCTGA
- a CDS encoding PPC domain-containing DNA-binding protein, with the protein MRKTELTDGGRRVVVVAVDKGEDAVAAIHDAAAECDIRGARVTAVGGFHSAEVGYFDREKRDYIRIPVDEQVEVLSLLGDIADDRGTVALHAHTVLGRRDGTTVGGHLMRGEVWPTLEVIITEVGTNLTKQVDPETGLALFPATTNRTPITAQDRTAR; encoded by the coding sequence ATGAGGAAGACCGAGCTGACCGACGGTGGCCGACGCGTCGTGGTGGTCGCCGTGGACAAGGGTGAGGACGCCGTGGCGGCCATCCACGACGCGGCAGCCGAGTGCGACATCCGCGGCGCGCGTGTCACCGCTGTCGGCGGGTTCCACTCGGCCGAGGTGGGCTACTTCGACCGCGAGAAGCGTGACTACATCCGCATTCCCGTGGACGAGCAGGTCGAGGTCCTGTCGCTGCTCGGCGACATCGCCGACGACCGCGGCACGGTCGCCCTGCACGCGCACACCGTCCTCGGTCGTCGGGACGGCACGACCGTCGGCGGGCACCTCATGCGGGGTGAGGTCTGGCCGACCCTGGAGGTCATCATCACCGAAGTCGGCACCAATCTCACCAAGCAGGTCGATCCGGAGACCGGCCTCGCCCTGTTCCCGGCAACCACCAACCGGACACCGATCACCGCGCAGGATCGCACCGCTCGATGA
- the hflX gene encoding GTPase HflX has translation MAGSWLLGSGVGAPGERPTAVLVAVHQQDEAGDSGPGTETSLTELRRLADTDGLTVADAVVQNRSRPDPATYVGSGKVDELTALAERAHADVVIADGELSPGQVRNLEERVGVRVVDRTALILDIFAEHARTSEGRVQVELAQIAYQLPRLRGDGRSMSRVGGGRMAGGAGMGVRGPGEMRLETQRRTLRQRATRLRRNASELARRRERVRGRRARNQVPSVSITGYTNAGKSALLNRLTGANAEVQDVLFATLDPTVRRIGTGELTYTVVDTVGFVRHLPHQLVDAFRSTLEEVTRSDLTMHVVDASAPDALDQITTVHGVLHEIGAGSVPELLVLNKIDVAPPESVLALQRVYPDAVAVSALTGAGINDLRATLADQLSSR, from the coding sequence ATGGCGGGATCGTGGTTGCTGGGCTCCGGTGTCGGCGCGCCAGGTGAACGCCCGACGGCGGTGCTGGTGGCGGTCCATCAGCAGGACGAGGCCGGCGACAGCGGACCGGGCACGGAGACGTCCCTGACCGAGCTACGCCGGTTGGCCGACACCGACGGCCTGACCGTCGCCGACGCGGTGGTGCAGAACCGGAGCAGACCCGACCCGGCCACCTACGTCGGCTCCGGAAAGGTCGATGAGTTGACCGCCTTGGCCGAGCGCGCCCACGCAGATGTGGTGATCGCCGACGGCGAGTTGAGCCCCGGGCAGGTCCGCAACCTGGAGGAACGGGTCGGAGTTCGGGTCGTCGACCGCACCGCGCTGATCCTGGACATCTTTGCCGAGCACGCGCGTACCAGCGAGGGCCGGGTGCAGGTGGAACTGGCGCAGATCGCGTACCAGTTGCCCCGCCTGCGCGGCGACGGCCGCTCCATGTCCCGCGTCGGCGGTGGCCGGATGGCCGGCGGCGCCGGAATGGGTGTGCGTGGTCCCGGTGAGATGCGGTTGGAGACCCAGCGGCGGACGCTGCGCCAGCGGGCCACCCGGCTGCGTCGCAACGCCTCCGAGCTGGCTCGGAGGCGGGAGCGGGTTCGGGGTCGACGCGCCCGCAACCAGGTGCCCTCGGTCTCCATCACCGGCTACACCAACGCCGGGAAGTCCGCCCTGCTCAACCGGCTCACAGGGGCGAACGCTGAGGTACAGGACGTCCTGTTCGCCACCCTCGACCCGACCGTGCGCCGGATCGGCACCGGCGAGCTGACCTACACCGTCGTCGACACCGTCGGCTTCGTCCGTCACCTGCCACACCAGCTCGTCGACGCGTTCCGCTCGACGCTGGAGGAGGTCACCCGCAGCGACCTGACAATGCACGTGGTCGACGCCTCGGCCCCGGACGCCCTGGACCAGATCACCACCGTCCACGGGGTACTGCACGAGATCGGCGCGGGTTCGGTCCCTGAGCTACTCGTGCTCAACAAAATCGACGTAGCACCACCGGAATCGGTGCTGGCGCTGCAGCGCGTCTATCCGGACGCGGTGGCGGTCTCGGCGCTGACCGGCGCCGGCATCAATGACCTGCGGGCCACACTGGCCGACCAACTGTCGAGTCGTTGA
- a CDS encoding class I SAM-dependent DNA methyltransferase translates to MPFDASEYGRHIPADVYDDAFAHLDPTSAVERLVELADGGPVCEFGVGTGRLALPLQERGLTVAGVEGSPVMAARLREKPGGERIEVAVGDFAVTRVPGEFALVLLAFNTIFALPDQAAQVACFRNAVAHLRPGGRFVVEAWVPDLAAFRAGAALRPVQVAQDAVMLEAALLHPAEQRMITTKVRLTGTGVDLLPANHRYAWPAELDLMAQLAGMAREHRWEDWAARPFTDGSRDHVSVYRRPMTA, encoded by the coding sequence TTGCCGTTCGACGCGAGCGAGTACGGCCGGCACATACCGGCCGACGTCTACGACGATGCCTTCGCGCATCTGGATCCGACGTCGGCGGTCGAGCGGCTCGTGGAGCTCGCGGACGGCGGTCCGGTCTGCGAGTTCGGGGTGGGCACCGGCCGGCTGGCACTGCCACTGCAGGAACGCGGGCTGACTGTCGCGGGTGTGGAGGGGTCCCCGGTGATGGCTGCTCGGCTACGGGAGAAGCCGGGTGGGGAACGGATCGAGGTGGCCGTCGGCGACTTTGCCGTGACCCGGGTGCCGGGCGAATTCGCTCTGGTGCTGCTCGCGTTCAACACGATCTTCGCCTTGCCGGACCAGGCGGCGCAGGTCGCGTGCTTCCGCAACGCCGTCGCGCACCTGCGTCCCGGTGGTCGTTTCGTCGTCGAGGCATGGGTGCCGGACCTGGCCGCGTTCCGGGCCGGAGCGGCACTGCGGCCGGTGCAGGTCGCGCAAGACGCGGTCATGCTGGAGGCGGCCCTGCTGCACCCGGCAGAGCAGCGGATGATCACCACGAAGGTCCGGCTCACCGGGACGGGGGTCGACCTGCTGCCCGCCAATCACCGCTACGCCTGGCCTGCCGAGCTCGACCTGATGGCGCAGCTGGCGGGGATGGCCCGGGAACACCGGTGGGAGGACTGGGCGGCCCGGCCCTTCACCGATGGCAGCCGCGACCACGTGTCGGTCTACCGGCGACCGATGACGGCATGA
- a CDS encoding carboxyl transferase domain-containing protein — protein sequence MFNRVAIVNRGEAAMRLIHAVRELAAETGVRIETVALYTDVDRTATFVREADIAYDLGPASSRPYLNLAVLERALTETGADAAWVGWGFVAEDPAFAELCEKIGVTFVGPSAEAMRQLGDKIGSKLIAEEVGVPVAPWSRGAVETLAAARAAAAEIGYPLMLKATAGGGGRGIRVITSEAELDDAYERTSQEAARAFGSGIVFLERLVTGARHVEVQVIADGQGTAWALGVRDCSVQRRNQKVIEESSSPVLSPAQAAELKASAERLALAVGYCGAATVEFLYHPGDQLFAFLEVNTRLQVEHPITELTTGFDLVKAQLHVASGGRLDGEPPVERGHAIEARLNAEDPDRDFAPSPGRIARLDLPSGPGIRVDTGVSEGDTIPADFDSMIAKIIAYGRDRGEALGKLRRAMANTTVIIEGGATNKSFVLDLLDQPEVIDASADTGWIDRVRGEGRLVAHRHSGVALAAAAIEAYEEEESVERQRLLSTASGGRPQVQHKSGRPLDLKLRGVTYRMRVARVGAHRFRVGIEVGAAVRTADVELDRFDRHTGQIVVNGARYRLLTSTHGPTHLVEVDGVTHRVSRDEGGVVRSPMPALVVATPLEVGAEVEAGAPVLVLEAMKMETVLRAPFKARLKECSVSVGSQVEAGAPLLRLEPLADDAAETADDPAAVSVELDLPATAEDVPAYLRSRRGQEDLRALLLGFDVDPHDDRRVLDDYLTARREATEAGHRPLAEELDLVDVFADLTELSRNRPTGEDSGAHVRSAREYFHTYLQSLDVERAALPDSFQAKLAKALGHYGVTDLDRCPELEAAVFRIFLAQQRAAADATVVATLLRAWLRETPPDETLREPAGLALERLVAATQVRFPAVADLARGVVFAWFAQPLLRRNRARVYAEVRGHLRHLDAHPDAADRAERIAEMVRSTEPLVRLLGQRLVRDHLDNAVMLEVLTRRYYGNKALTSVRTSEVAGCAFVVAERADSSVVSAAVSFDALGGALRGLAELASGEDAVDADIYLGWENQPEDFDAMAVALLEVIAVHPLPPGVRRLTATVAGRGGAVMHHHFTFRPSGEGMTEDRLIRGLHPYIAQRMQLERLHQFDLTRLPSSDEEVYLFQAVARENRSDERLVAFAQVRDLTELREHDGRLVALPTTEDAVAACLDSIRRAQSRRPSKTRFNTNRIVIYVWPPSELTREEMEMIAGRVRPTTAGAGLEEILFIARQRDRRTGELTKIAVRISFDTAGGAELAIGAPPVEPVEPLDEYRLKVLRASSRNTVYPYELTGRLGDFVEHDLDDDHALVPVDRPKGRNGAAIVAGVVTTPTVQHPQGVTRVVLLGDPTKSLGALSEPECRRVIAALDLAERMGVPLEWWALSAGARISMTSGTENMDWVAAALKRIVEFTQAGGEINIVVAGINVGAQPYWNAEATMLMHTKGVLVMTPESAMVLTGKQSLDFSGGVSAEDNFGIGGYDRVMGPNGQAQYWAPNLTAARDVLMSHYEHTYVAPGEDAPRRATTTDPVDRDISAFPHDVAGSAFSTVGEIFSTESNPDRKKPFDIRTVMRALSDQDHPVLERWAGMADAETAVVQDVHLGGIPVCLLGIESRSVPRRGFPPTDGPDTYTAGTLFPRSSKKAARAINAASGNRPLVVLANLSGFDGSPESMRKLQLEYGAEIGRAIVNFRGPIVFCVISRYHGGAFVVFSKALNPNMTVLALEGSFASVLGGAPAAAVVFAGDVNARTAADPRVRALEARVAAVSGTERAALTSELDELRSAVRAEKLGEVATEFDRVHNIQRAVEVGSVDAVIRAAELRPRIIDAIESRLR from the coding sequence GTGTTCAACCGTGTCGCCATCGTCAACCGTGGTGAGGCCGCCATGCGCCTCATCCACGCGGTCCGAGAGTTGGCCGCGGAGACCGGCGTCCGGATCGAGACGGTCGCCCTGTACACCGACGTCGACCGCACCGCCACCTTCGTGCGCGAGGCGGACATCGCGTACGACCTCGGTCCGGCGTCTTCCCGCCCGTACCTGAATCTCGCGGTGCTGGAGCGCGCCCTGACCGAGACCGGGGCCGACGCGGCGTGGGTCGGCTGGGGTTTCGTCGCCGAGGACCCGGCGTTCGCGGAGCTGTGCGAGAAGATCGGCGTCACGTTCGTCGGGCCGAGCGCGGAAGCCATGCGCCAGCTCGGTGACAAGATTGGCTCGAAGCTGATCGCCGAGGAGGTCGGCGTGCCGGTCGCGCCGTGGAGCCGCGGCGCCGTCGAGACGCTGGCCGCCGCCCGGGCTGCGGCGGCCGAGATCGGTTACCCGTTGATGCTGAAGGCGACCGCGGGCGGCGGCGGGCGCGGCATCCGCGTGATCACCAGCGAGGCCGAGCTCGATGACGCGTACGAGCGCACCAGTCAGGAGGCGGCGCGGGCGTTCGGCAGCGGCATCGTGTTCCTGGAGCGCCTGGTCACCGGGGCCCGGCACGTCGAGGTCCAGGTCATCGCCGACGGGCAGGGCACCGCCTGGGCGCTCGGGGTCCGTGACTGCTCGGTGCAGCGACGCAACCAGAAGGTCATCGAGGAGTCGTCGTCGCCGGTGCTCAGCCCGGCGCAGGCGGCCGAGCTCAAGGCGTCGGCCGAGCGGCTGGCCCTGGCGGTGGGTTACTGCGGCGCGGCGACCGTCGAGTTCCTCTACCACCCCGGCGATCAACTGTTCGCGTTCCTCGAGGTCAACACCCGACTGCAGGTCGAGCACCCGATCACCGAGTTGACCACCGGCTTCGATCTGGTCAAGGCGCAGCTGCACGTCGCCTCGGGCGGCCGGCTCGACGGCGAGCCCCCGGTGGAGCGCGGGCACGCCATCGAGGCCCGGCTGAACGCCGAGGACCCGGACCGCGACTTCGCGCCGTCGCCGGGCCGCATCGCGCGGCTGGACCTGCCCAGCGGCCCGGGCATCCGGGTGGACACCGGTGTCAGCGAGGGTGACACCATCCCGGCCGACTTCGACTCGATGATCGCGAAGATCATCGCGTACGGCCGTGATCGTGGCGAGGCGCTCGGCAAGCTGCGCCGGGCGATGGCGAACACCACGGTGATCATCGAGGGCGGCGCGACGAACAAGAGTTTCGTGCTCGACCTGCTCGACCAGCCCGAGGTGATCGACGCCAGCGCGGACACCGGCTGGATCGACCGTGTTCGCGGCGAGGGCAGACTCGTCGCGCACCGGCACTCCGGGGTCGCGTTGGCGGCCGCCGCCATCGAGGCGTACGAGGAGGAGGAGAGCGTCGAGCGGCAGCGCCTGCTGTCGACGGCGTCCGGTGGGCGCCCCCAGGTGCAGCACAAGAGCGGCCGGCCGCTGGACCTGAAGCTGCGCGGGGTCACGTACCGCATGCGCGTGGCGCGGGTCGGCGCGCACCGGTTCCGCGTCGGCATCGAGGTGGGCGCCGCGGTGCGTACCGCCGACGTCGAACTGGACCGCTTCGACCGGCACACCGGCCAGATCGTCGTCAACGGCGCCCGGTACCGCCTGCTGACCAGCACCCACGGGCCGACCCACCTGGTCGAGGTGGACGGCGTGACGCACCGGGTCAGCCGCGACGAGGGCGGCGTCGTCCGCTCCCCCATGCCCGCGCTGGTCGTCGCCACGCCGCTGGAGGTGGGCGCCGAGGTCGAGGCGGGCGCGCCGGTGCTGGTGCTGGAGGCCATGAAGATGGAGACGGTGCTGCGGGCGCCGTTCAAGGCTCGGCTGAAGGAGTGTTCGGTCTCGGTCGGCAGCCAGGTGGAGGCCGGTGCGCCGCTGCTGCGCCTGGAGCCGCTCGCCGACGACGCCGCCGAGACCGCGGACGACCCGGCCGCCGTCTCCGTCGAGCTGGACCTGCCCGCCACCGCCGAGGACGTTCCGGCGTACCTGCGCAGCAGGCGCGGCCAGGAGGACCTGCGCGCCCTTCTGCTCGGCTTCGACGTCGACCCGCACGACGACCGTCGGGTGCTCGACGACTACCTCACCGCGCGGCGGGAGGCCACCGAGGCGGGCCACCGGCCGCTGGCCGAGGAACTCGACCTCGTCGACGTGTTCGCCGACCTCACCGAGCTGAGCCGCAACCGGCCGACGGGTGAGGACAGCGGCGCCCACGTGCGTAGCGCCCGCGAGTACTTCCACACCTACCTGCAGAGCCTCGACGTCGAGCGGGCCGCTCTGCCGGATTCCTTCCAGGCCAAGCTCGCGAAGGCGCTCGGGCACTACGGCGTCACCGACCTGGACCGCTGCCCGGAGCTCGAAGCCGCCGTGTTCCGGATCTTCCTCGCCCAGCAACGCGCGGCCGCCGACGCCACGGTTGTCGCGACGCTGTTGCGCGCCTGGCTGCGGGAGACCCCGCCGGACGAGACGCTGCGTGAGCCCGCCGGTCTGGCGCTGGAGCGGCTGGTGGCGGCGACCCAGGTGCGCTTCCCCGCGGTCGCCGACCTCGCCCGTGGCGTGGTGTTCGCCTGGTTCGCCCAGCCGCTGCTGCGCCGCAACCGCGCCCGCGTCTACGCGGAGGTCCGTGGGCACCTGCGGCACTTGGACGCGCACCCGGACGCGGCGGACCGCGCCGAGCGCATCGCGGAGATGGTCCGCAGCACCGAGCCACTGGTACGGCTGCTCGGCCAGCGGCTCGTCCGTGATCACCTCGACAACGCGGTGATGCTGGAGGTGCTGACCCGGCGGTACTACGGCAACAAGGCGCTCACCAGCGTGCGCACCAGCGAGGTCGCGGGCTGCGCGTTCGTGGTCGCCGAGCGCGCGGATTCGAGCGTCGTCTCCGCCGCGGTGAGCTTCGACGCGCTCGGCGGCGCGCTGCGCGGGCTCGCCGAGCTGGCGAGTGGCGAGGACGCCGTCGACGCCGACATCTACCTCGGCTGGGAGAACCAGCCGGAGGACTTCGACGCGATGGCGGTGGCGCTGCTCGAGGTCATCGCCGTGCACCCGCTGCCGCCCGGCGTCCGTCGGCTCACCGCCACCGTGGCGGGTCGCGGCGGAGCGGTGATGCACCACCACTTCACCTTCCGCCCGTCCGGCGAGGGGATGACCGAGGACCGGCTGATCCGCGGCCTGCACCCGTACATCGCGCAGCGGATGCAGCTGGAGCGGCTGCACCAGTTCGACCTGACCCGGCTGCCGTCGTCGGACGAGGAGGTCTACCTCTTCCAGGCCGTGGCGCGGGAGAACCGGTCGGACGAGCGCCTCGTCGCGTTCGCGCAGGTGCGTGACCTGACCGAGCTGCGCGAGCACGACGGTCGGCTGGTCGCGCTGCCGACGACCGAGGACGCGGTGGCCGCGTGCCTCGACTCGATCCGCCGCGCCCAGTCGCGGCGACCGTCGAAGACGCGCTTCAACACCAACCGCATCGTGATCTACGTCTGGCCGCCGAGCGAGCTGACCCGCGAGGAGATGGAGATGATCGCCGGGCGCGTGCGCCCGACGACCGCGGGCGCCGGGCTGGAGGAGATCCTGTTCATCGCGCGGCAGCGCGACCGGCGGACCGGCGAGCTGACCAAGATCGCCGTGCGGATCTCCTTCGACACCGCGGGCGGCGCCGAGCTGGCCATCGGCGCACCGCCGGTGGAGCCGGTCGAGCCGCTCGACGAATACCGGTTGAAGGTGCTGCGCGCGAGCAGCCGCAACACGGTGTACCCGTACGAGCTGACCGGCCGGCTCGGTGACTTCGTCGAGCACGACCTCGACGACGACCACGCGCTGGTGCCGGTGGACCGGCCGAAGGGGCGCAACGGCGCCGCGATCGTCGCCGGGGTGGTCACCACGCCGACCGTGCAGCATCCGCAGGGTGTCACCCGGGTGGTGCTGCTCGGCGATCCGACGAAGTCGCTGGGTGCCCTGTCGGAGCCGGAGTGCCGGCGCGTGATCGCCGCGCTGGACCTGGCGGAGCGGATGGGGGTGCCGCTGGAGTGGTGGGCGCTGTCCGCCGGGGCCCGGATCTCCATGACCTCGGGCACGGAGAACATGGACTGGGTGGCCGCGGCGCTCAAGCGGATCGTCGAGTTCACCCAGGCCGGAGGTGAGATCAACATTGTCGTCGCGGGCATCAACGTCGGCGCGCAGCCGTACTGGAACGCCGAGGCGACGATGCTTATGCACACCAAGGGCGTCCTGGTGATGACGCCGGAGTCGGCGATGGTGCTCACCGGCAAGCAGTCGCTCGACTTCTCCGGTGGTGTGTCCGCCGAGGACAACTTCGGCATCGGCGGCTACGACCGGGTGATGGGGCCGAACGGGCAGGCGCAGTACTGGGCGCCGAACCTGACCGCCGCGCGGGACGTGTTGATGTCGCACTACGAGCACACGTACGTCGCGCCTGGCGAGGACGCGCCCCGGCGGGCGACCACCACCGACCCCGTGGACCGGGACATCTCCGCCTTCCCGCACGACGTGGCGGGCAGCGCGTTCAGCACCGTCGGCGAGATCTTCTCGACCGAGTCCAACCCGGACCGCAAGAAGCCGTTCGACATCCGGACGGTGATGCGGGCGCTCTCCGACCAGGACCACCCGGTGCTGGAACGCTGGGCGGGCATGGCCGACGCGGAGACCGCGGTGGTGCAGGACGTGCACCTCGGCGGCATCCCGGTGTGTCTGCTCGGCATCGAGTCACGATCGGTGCCACGTCGCGGGTTCCCGCCCACCGACGGTCCCGACACCTACACCGCGGGCACGCTGTTCCCGAGGTCGTCGAAGAAGGCCGCGCGGGCGATCAACGCGGCCAGCGGCAACCGGCCGCTGGTGGTGCTGGCGAACCTGTCGGGCTTCGATGGCTCACCGGAGTCGATGCGCAAGCTTCAACTGGAGTACGGCGCCGAGATCGGCCGGGCGATCGTCAACTTCCGCGGGCCCATCGTCTTCTGCGTGATCTCGCGGTACCACGGTGGCGCGTTCGTGGTGTTCTCGAAGGCGCTGAACCCGAACATGACCGTCCTCGCGTTGGAAGGCTCGTTCGCCTCAGTGCTCGGTGGCGCTCCCGCCGCCGCGGTGGTGTTCGCCGGCGACGTCAACGCTCGCACGGCGGCCGACCCGCGCGTGCGGGCGTTGGAGGCCCGGGTCGCGGCCGTGTCCGGCACCGAACGCGCCGCGTTGACCTCGGAGCTCGACGAGTTGCGCTCCGCGGTGCGTGCGGAGAAGCTCGGCGAGGTGGCCACGGAGTTCGACCGCGTGCACAACATCCAGCGTGCCGTCGAGGTCGGCTCGGTGGACGCCGTCATCCGCGCCGCCGAACTGCGTCCGCGCATCATCGACGCGATCGAGTCCCGCCTGCGCTAG
- a CDS encoding L-lactate permease, translated as MFDQFTVVTDPVSDSVALSAIFAVLPLLTLFVLLGVLKVKAWLAGLISLAVALVVAIAVYAMPVGQAVLSATEGAAFGFFPILWIVLNAIWVYNLTVESGHFDVLRRSFERVSPDMRIQAIIIAFCFGALLEALAGFGTPVAITVVMLMALGFRPIHAASVALLANTAPVAFGALATPVVTLATVTSGVNDDSRLTVDTLGAMIGRQTPILAVVVPLLLVALVDGRRGIRQTWPAALVAGVTFGLAQFVAANYISVPLTDIVAALVSAAAVVLLIRVWRPVTPADLGREPEAASVPAAREPAEAELADPGAVRATAGRRSGTTTAAAPSLDGPGGETPPGDPLVSHDSPGEHRDPADSGTHRSDAPRVADTPAEVARAYAPYLIIIAIFSIANLGPVKDALANEPWTVKFAWPGLDILGGNGNQLSSATFTLNWLPAAGTLMILAGVLTALVLRVSAGRALRAYGRTYVELRYAIVTVMAVLALAYVMNQSGQTNTLGAFLAAAGGAFVFLSAILGWIGVAVTGSDTSANALFGALQVETAARAGLDPVLLAAANSSGGVLGKMISPQNLAIAAAAVGMAGREGEIFRKVFGWSLLLLLFMCVLVALQGSPVLGWMVP; from the coding sequence ATGTTCGACCAGTTCACAGTCGTCACCGATCCCGTCAGTGATTCCGTCGCACTCTCGGCCATCTTCGCCGTCCTGCCCCTGCTCACCCTCTTCGTCCTGCTCGGCGTGCTGAAGGTGAAGGCCTGGCTGGCCGGGCTGATCTCGCTCGCGGTCGCGCTGGTGGTGGCGATCGCCGTCTACGCCATGCCCGTCGGGCAGGCCGTGCTCTCGGCCACCGAGGGCGCCGCCTTCGGTTTCTTCCCGATCCTGTGGATCGTTCTCAACGCCATCTGGGTCTACAACCTCACCGTCGAGAGCGGCCACTTCGACGTGCTGCGTCGCTCGTTCGAACGGGTCAGCCCGGACATGCGGATCCAGGCGATCATCATCGCGTTCTGCTTCGGCGCGCTGCTGGAGGCGCTGGCCGGGTTCGGCACCCCGGTCGCCATCACCGTGGTGATGCTGATGGCGCTCGGCTTCCGACCGATCCACGCCGCCTCGGTGGCGCTGCTGGCCAACACGGCGCCGGTGGCGTTCGGCGCGCTCGCCACCCCGGTCGTCACCCTGGCCACCGTCACCAGCGGCGTCAACGACGACTCCCGGCTCACCGTGGACACCCTCGGCGCGATGATCGGCCGGCAGACGCCGATCCTCGCGGTGGTCGTACCCCTGCTGCTGGTGGCCCTGGTGGACGGACGGCGCGGTATCCGGCAGACCTGGCCCGCCGCGCTGGTCGCCGGCGTGACGTTCGGCCTGGCGCAGTTCGTCGCCGCGAACTACATCTCCGTGCCGCTGACCGACATCGTCGCCGCGCTGGTCTCGGCCGCCGCCGTCGTGCTGCTGATCCGCGTCTGGCGCCCGGTAACCCCCGCCGATCTGGGCCGCGAGCCGGAGGCGGCGAGCGTGCCCGCCGCCCGCGAGCCCGCCGAGGCCGAGCTCGCCGACCCCGGCGCCGTCCGCGCCACCGCCGGTCGCCGCTCCGGTACGACCACCGCCGCCGCACCGTCGCTCGACGGCCCCGGCGGCGAGACCCCGCCGGGCGACCCGCTGGTCTCGCACGACAGTCCAGGGGAGCACCGGGACCCGGCCGACAGCGGCACGCACCGATCGGACGCCCCCCGGGTCGCCGACACCCCCGCGGAGGTGGCCCGCGCGTACGCGCCCTACCTGATCATCATCGCGATCTTCTCCATCGCCAATCTCGGGCCGGTGAAGGACGCCCTGGCCAACGAGCCGTGGACGGTGAAGTTCGCCTGGCCCGGCCTGGACATCCTCGGCGGGAACGGCAACCAGCTGTCGTCGGCCACGTTCACCCTCAACTGGCTGCCCGCCGCCGGCACGCTGATGATCCTCGCCGGGGTGCTCACCGCGTTGGTGCTGCGGGTCTCCGCCGGCCGGGCACTGCGAGCCTACGGGCGCACCTACGTCGAGCTGCGGTACGCCATCGTCACCGTCATGGCGGTGCTCGCCCTGGCGTACGTGATGAACCAGTCCGGGCAGACCAACACCCTCGGCGCGTTCCTGGCCGCCGCCGGTGGGGCGTTCGTCTTCCTCTCGGCGATCCTCGGTTGGATCGGCGTGGCGGTGACCGGCTCGGACACCTCGGCCAACGCGTTGTTCGGGGCGTTGCAGGTGGAGACGGCGGCCCGCGCCGGGCTGGACCCGGTGTTGCTGGCCGCCGCCAACTCCTCCGGCGGGGTGCTGGGCAAGATGATCAGCCCGCAGAACCTGGCCATCGCCGCCGCCGCGGTCGGCATGGCCGGCCGGGAGGGGGAGATCTTCCGCAAGGTGTTCGGCTGGAGCCTGCTCCTGCTGCTGTTCATGTGTGTGCTGGTCGCGCTCCAGGGCTCGCCGGTCCTCGGCTGGATGGTGCCCTGA